The genomic region ACGGCGTTATCACCACAGACACAATAGAACAAGCACTCGAACGCGCCGGTATAAAAGCCGGAAACAAAGGGGCTGAAGCTGCCGTTGCTGGCATTGAAACAGTCAACCTTTATAAAGCCGTCGAAAAAGTCATTACATGAGTTATCAGTTATCGGTTTGCCTCGCAGTGAGAGTTGTCAGTCACTCGTGTGTGTAGCATTGACAATCATTCGCAACGCACCCAATGATCTCTTAACTGAAAACTGGTAACTGAAAACTGACAACTATAAAAAAAATGATTGCAATTATAGATTACGAAGCAGGAAACCTTACAAGTGTCGCGCGTGCCTTGACACATCTCGGCTATAAAAACCAGATTACATCCACCGCTGAAACGATACTTACAGCCGACCGCGTTATCTTTCCCGGTGTCGGTGCCGCAAAAGCCACGATGCAAACCTTACACAAACGCGGGTTAAACCAAGTCCTCACAGACTTCTACCGCACCGGCAAACCGATGCTCGGCATCTGCATCGGAATTCAGATCCTCTTTGAACATAGCGAAGAAGAGGATGCCGAATGTCTGGGGCTTCTACGAGGACGTGTAAAGAAATATCCTACGGCTGGTTCAGAAAAACTAAAGGTCCCACAAATCGGTTGGAACGAAGTGTATCAGACAAAACCGCACGCAATCTTCAAAGACGTTCCGAATCCGGCACACTTCTATTTCGTCAATTCCTACTATCCTGAGCCAGAGAAAACGGACGTTGTAATCGGAAAGACGACGTACGGACTTGAGTTCTGTAGTGCGATTGCCCAAGACAACCTCATCGCGACACAGTTCCATCTCGAAAAGAGTGGGCGTGTCGGGCTAAAAATGCTTAATAATTTTCTGAGCCTTTGATTGTCAGTACTCAGTACTCGGTTATCAGTTAAGAGGCACTCTGAATAATCAAATCCTTCTTTAACTGAGTACTGATAACTGAAAACTGAGTACTAAAAAATGCTAACATTCTTTCTCGCACTTTTTGTGCTCCTCATCAACGTCAGCGCGCATCTGTTTCAGATGTCGGAATACTATCCAGCAATAAGCCACTGCTACTACGGGGTGATGATTCTCTCAGTCCTCTACATGAAACCTCGCGGACAGAATGTTTTGTTCGCTATTACGGCAGTAGCCAACTGGATTTATGTCTTCCGCTATCCGAATCAAGTCGAAAGCATCATCATCGCACTTCTCTATCCGTTTGTTGTATTCGGCGTTATCCGCGTCATTCGTCACTTCCACACGCAGCGACTGAGTGGTGCTGAAGAGATAGAGGAGATACACAGTGTCAATGCGAATTTAGAGAAACAGGTACGGGACATCTCGACGCTTTTTGAGGTAAGTAAAGCGGCAAACGCAAATCTTGAGTTAGAGGGATTATTTCAGCGCATCATTGAGATTCTGTCCAAGCGACTCGGCATATATCGCGGGGCTTTACACCTCTACGAAAACGGGGAGGTCATCACTGAGGTCGAAACCGTCTTGGGACTCACACCCGCCGAGATGAAACGGGGCACCGACAATCAGATGGAAGACATTCAGAAACAGGTACTCGCAACAGGTAAAGCGATCGGCGTTCCACAAACTCGGAACCCGCTCAGTTATGTTAAACTCTTTGAATCCGAACGCGTTGAATCCAAAGACAGAATCGCGTTCTGGTGTATCCCGATTGTTGTCGAAGAGAACGTCATCGGTACATTGACGATAGACAAAGCATCCGATGAATTTTCAGCAGAGGACGATCGGAGGCTCTTAACAATTATCGCCTCCACCATTGCACAAGGCGTTAAAATCCAACAGACAATCGACGCATTGGTTGAATCAGAACGGATGGCAACACTCGGAAGACTCGTCCGAACCATCGCACACGAGGTGCGAAACCCACTCGGCAGTATCCGGCTTGGCACACAACTGCTGCAAAGTTCAGACGTGGACGGATTTTCACAAGTTTCCGAAACCCCTTCTGAAAATGTCCAACTCTCTCAAGACGAGATTCAGGAATACACCGCAATCATTATCAAAGAGGTGGACAGGCTGAATCGGTTCATTGAGCAATTGTTGGCTTTCAGCAAACCCGCAATGCGTGCTGCAAAACGGACAGACATCCACCAACTCCTTGATAGCAGCCTCGCGATCTGCCGTCCGGAATTGGAGCATCAAGCCATCACGGTAATCACGCAATACGGCACTTGTCCAGAAGTCAATGTTAACGAAGACGGTATAACGCAGGTCATTCTCAACCTATTTTACAACGCCATTGAAGCGATGGATACAGAAGGAACGTTGACAATTCAGACAGAATATGTGCCAGAGACAGAAGTCGTCCTTATGCGTGTTCAGGATGACGGACCCGGGATTCCACCTGAAGATATACCGATGCTGTTCGATCCGTTTTACACCACCAAACAGAAAGGCACCGGGTTGGGACTCCACATCAGCCAAAGAATTCTTGCTGAACATCGGGGCAGCATTCAAGTTGATGAGAACCTCGAAGTCGGCACAGCGTTTGTCATGTCCCTCCCTGTGTATTAAGGAAAATTAAAAAAATGTCGAATTTTGTGCTTATTGCTGACGACGACGACAGCCTCCGCCAAATACTCGCCGCCACCCTTAAAAAGGCAGGCTATCAGACCCTTACAGCCCGAAACGGCGCGGAGACCTTAGCCTGTGTCAGGGAAGCAAACGTCGATGTCATCCTGCTCGATATTTGGTTAGGCGATGCTAACGGAATCGAACTCATTGAAGATATTCAGCAATATAACAGCACCGCCGCAATTATTATAATCACAGCACACGGAACGACACAGACTGCGATCGACGCGGCGAAACAGCGGGCGTATGGATACCTCACAAAACCCATTGACCAGCGGCAGTTGTTGGACCTCGTATTGCGCGCTGCCGACGCTACCGATCAAACGAGGAACGTCAAAACATCAACAACCTCCATTGATGTCGATGGACAGGGAAGGATGGTTGGACAGAGTCCGGCAATGCAAGAGGTGTACCATAAAATTGGACGCGCAGCTGTCAGCGACGAAACCGTTCTCGTTTTAGGTGAAAGTGGAACCGGTAAAGAGCTCGTCGCCCAATTAATCCACCAAAATAGCCACCGCTCTCATAATCCGTTCATCGTTGTCGATTGTGGCGCGATGCCGTCCAGCCTCATTGAAAGCGCGCTCTTCGGGCACGTCAAAGGCGCGTATACCGATGCACATACCGCAAGGAAAGGTAAATTTCAACAGGCAGACAGCGGTACGATCTTCCTCGACGAAATCGGGGAATTGCCGATTGAGGTT from Candidatus Poribacteria bacterium harbors:
- a CDS encoding ATP-binding protein yields the protein MLTFFLALFVLLINVSAHLFQMSEYYPAISHCYYGVMILSVLYMKPRGQNVLFAITAVANWIYVFRYPNQVESIIIALLYPFVVFGVIRVIRHFHTQRLSGAEEIEEIHSVNANLEKQVRDISTLFEVSKAANANLELEGLFQRIIEILSKRLGIYRGALHLYENGEVITEVETVLGLTPAEMKRGTDNQMEDIQKQVLATGKAIGVPQTRNPLSYVKLFESERVESKDRIAFWCIPIVVEENVIGTLTIDKASDEFSAEDDRRLLTIIASTIAQGVKIQQTIDALVESERMATLGRLVRTIAHEVRNPLGSIRLGTQLLQSSDVDGFSQVSETPSENVQLSQDEIQEYTAIIIKEVDRLNRFIEQLLAFSKPAMRAAKRTDIHQLLDSSLAICRPELEHQAITVITQYGTCPEVNVNEDGITQVILNLFYNAIEAMDTEGTLTIQTEYVPETEVVLMRVQDDGPGIPPEDIPMLFDPFYTTKQKGTGLGLHISQRILAEHRGSIQVDENLEVGTAFVMSLPVY
- a CDS encoding sigma-54 dependent transcriptional regulator; the protein is MSNFVLIADDDDSLRQILAATLKKAGYQTLTARNGAETLACVREANVDVILLDIWLGDANGIELIEDIQQYNSTAAIIIITAHGTTQTAIDAAKQRAYGYLTKPIDQRQLLDLVLRAADATDQTRNVKTSTTSIDVDGQGRMVGQSPAMQEVYHKIGRAAVSDETVLVLGESGTGKELVAQLIHQNSHRSHNPFIVVDCGAMPSSLIESALFGHVKGAYTDAHTARKGKFQQADSGTIFLDEIGELPIEVQMKLLRVLQEREVEPMGGTETHAVDVRIIAATNRRLETAIAQKSFREDLYYRLNVIPISLPPLRERKEDIPELIDLFTHRFIEEYQLPEIGISPEVVKRLTAHEWPGNVRELENAIKRALVMCSGQMLLSEHFDPILDQPGPTSESGNLDAQIYSLLQAHVQQYMDSETSPDELYAEIRAIFEKPLFKIVLEYTNGNRSKASDILGINRNTLHTKLIEYKLVS
- the hisH gene encoding imidazole glycerol phosphate synthase subunit HisH, which translates into the protein MIAIIDYEAGNLTSVARALTHLGYKNQITSTAETILTADRVIFPGVGAAKATMQTLHKRGLNQVLTDFYRTGKPMLGICIGIQILFEHSEEEDAECLGLLRGRVKKYPTAGSEKLKVPQIGWNEVYQTKPHAIFKDVPNPAHFYFVNSYYPEPEKTDVVIGKTTYGLEFCSAIAQDNLIATQFHLEKSGRVGLKMLNNFLSL